A genomic segment from bacterium encodes:
- the trpE gene encoding anthranilate synthase component I — MLRTSPEQFETLAQQGNHVPVVREVMADLETPLSLFRKIDDGRTAFLLESVEGGEKWARYSFLGVGARAKFSATGSRVEWTEGDSTEVIDTGGDPLEVLRDRLRAYQAVQPTDFALPRFIGGAVGMIGYDWVRFVEKIPDANPDKVGLPDAFFVLPEFVVVYDNVRHTALIVVHAEIGTAGARAAYDAASARIEKMVEQIRQPLAAEPRRTPVRAPMEVERSMTESQFHEIVKRAKEYIEAGDIFQVVLAQQFQLPLQVDPFSIYRHLRVINPSPYMFFIRMEDAVMVGASPEILARVEGDRLDVRPIAGTRWRGETPEEDRALEADLLADPKERSEHLMLVDLGRNDAGRVSEIGSVEVDDYAFVERYSHVMHIVSNVHGKLRKGLDWLDVLRATFPAGTLSGAPKVRAMEIIDELETVRRGFFGGCAGYLDYSGNMDMAITIRTMVAKDDKVTLEAGAGVVADSEPEYEFEETMNKSRAVLTAIDLAREGVD; from the coding sequence GTGCTTCGCACATCCCCCGAGCAGTTCGAAACGCTCGCCCAGCAGGGGAATCACGTCCCGGTCGTACGCGAGGTCATGGCCGACCTCGAGACGCCGCTCTCCCTGTTCCGCAAGATCGACGACGGCCGGACGGCCTTCCTCCTCGAGTCGGTCGAGGGCGGGGAGAAGTGGGCCCGGTACAGCTTCCTGGGTGTCGGCGCACGCGCGAAGTTCTCCGCGACGGGGAGCCGGGTCGAGTGGACCGAGGGTGATTCGACCGAGGTGATCGACACGGGCGGAGATCCGCTCGAGGTCCTGCGCGACCGTCTGCGCGCGTACCAGGCCGTCCAGCCGACCGATTTCGCCCTCCCGCGCTTCATCGGCGGCGCCGTCGGCATGATCGGCTACGACTGGGTGCGCTTCGTCGAGAAGATCCCGGACGCGAATCCGGACAAGGTCGGCCTGCCCGACGCCTTCTTCGTGCTCCCCGAATTCGTCGTCGTCTACGACAACGTCCGGCACACGGCCCTGATCGTCGTGCACGCCGAGATCGGGACAGCCGGCGCGCGGGCGGCCTATGACGCGGCCTCCGCGCGGATCGAGAAGATGGTGGAGCAGATCCGCCAGCCCCTCGCGGCGGAGCCCCGTCGGACACCGGTCCGTGCGCCGATGGAAGTCGAGCGGAGCATGACCGAGTCCCAGTTCCACGAGATCGTGAAGCGGGCCAAGGAGTACATCGAGGCGGGTGACATCTTCCAGGTCGTCCTCGCCCAGCAATTCCAGCTGCCGCTCCAGGTCGACCCGTTCTCGATCTACCGACACCTGCGCGTGATCAACCCCAGCCCCTACATGTTCTTCATCCGGATGGAGGACGCGGTCATGGTCGGGGCCTCGCCGGAGATCCTCGCGCGGGTCGAAGGAGATCGCCTGGACGTGCGACCGATCGCCGGTACCCGCTGGCGGGGGGAGACGCCAGAGGAGGACAGGGCGCTCGAAGCCGACCTGCTCGCCGATCCGAAGGAGCGCTCCGAGCATCTCATGCTCGTCGACCTCGGGCGGAACGACGCCGGTCGGGTCTCGGAGATCGGCTCCGTCGAGGTCGACGACTACGCCTTCGTCGAGCGGTACTCGCACGTCATGCACATCGTGTCGAACGTGCACGGGAAGCTGCGCAAGGGGCTCGACTGGCTCGACGTGCTGCGCGCGACCTTCCCGGCGGGCACGCTCTCGGGCGCACCGAAGGTCCGCGCCATGGAGATCATCGACGAGCTCGAGACGGTCCGTCGCGGCTTCTTCGGAGGCTGCGCCGGCTACCTCGACTATTCCGGCAACATGGACATGGCGATCACCATTCGCACGATGGTCGCGAAGGACGACAAGGTCACTCTCGAAGCGGGGGCGGGCGTCGTCGCGGACAGCGAGCCCGAGTACGAGTTCGAGGAGACGATGAACAAGTCGCGGGCCGTACTGACGGCGATCGATCTCGCGCGGGAAGGCGTCGACTGA
- a CDS encoding Crp/Fnr family transcriptional regulator, whose translation MDERTRRPRPAGRSAEGDGRLSAGETTQIQVRKAFQRHFEDGEVVFDEGDEGIDLYVIQSGRVEISRSGSSGPRVIARLGPGDFFGEMSVVLGEARTARAVAAGPTEILEIDGETFELMCMERPEIGVRMIQRLATRLIGAERRLAALGLDELVGPLVRFLATRPVGENEDELRLRTSLRELSAGCDLSMEETHQALHQLMDQKLLRLVEDELVAPDRAALTTALTRFAQAS comes from the coding sequence GTGGACGAAAGAACCCGGAGGCCCCGCCCAGCCGGGCGGAGCGCCGAGGGGGACGGTCGGCTGTCTGCGGGAGAAACGACACAGATCCAGGTCCGGAAGGCCTTCCAGCGCCACTTCGAAGACGGCGAGGTCGTCTTCGACGAGGGCGACGAAGGGATCGACCTCTACGTGATCCAGTCCGGTCGGGTCGAGATCAGCCGCTCCGGGAGCTCGGGGCCGCGGGTCATCGCGCGCCTCGGCCCGGGGGACTTCTTCGGCGAGATGAGCGTCGTCCTCGGTGAGGCTCGGACTGCCCGCGCCGTCGCGGCGGGCCCGACCGAGATCCTCGAGATCGATGGCGAGACCTTCGAGCTCATGTGCATGGAACGCCCGGAGATCGGCGTGCGCATGATCCAGCGCCTGGCCACGCGCCTGATCGGCGCCGAGCGTCGCCTGGCCGCACTCGGTCTCGACGAGCTGGTCGGTCCGCTGGTCCGCTTCCTGGCCACCCGTCCCGTCGGCGAGAACGAGGACGAGCTGCGGCTCCGCACGAGCCTCCGGGAGCTGTCGGCGGGGTGCGATCTGTCGATGGAGGAGACCCATCAAGCACTGCATCAGCTGATGGACCAGAAGCTCCTCCGGCTCGTCGAAGACGAGCTGGTCGCGCCGGATCGCGCGGCGCTCACGACGGCGCTCACCCGGTTCGCCCAGGCGAGCTAG
- a CDS encoding methyltransferase domain-containing protein, translated as MDDARREIGAPSPFFVACQDALRGSAELGPTLDLACGRGRHALAAADLGLAVLAVDRNGDPLAALRQAAAPGHRIETRVVDLETGAPPDLGTAPFGSVLVFRYLHRPLAPWIESLLAPGGILLYETFTTAQRERGWGPSRDAFLLAPGELPTLFPSLEPLRFEEGPTDEPKPADTARLLARRPR; from the coding sequence ATGGACGACGCTAGGCGCGAGATCGGAGCCCCCTCGCCCTTCTTCGTGGCCTGCCAGGACGCGCTGCGCGGCTCCGCCGAGCTCGGCCCGACCCTCGATCTCGCCTGCGGACGCGGCCGCCATGCCCTCGCGGCGGCCGACCTCGGCCTCGCGGTCCTCGCCGTCGATCGCAACGGCGATCCCCTGGCGGCGCTCCGGCAGGCCGCCGCGCCAGGGCACCGGATCGAGACGCGCGTGGTCGACCTCGAGACCGGTGCGCCCCCTGACCTGGGCACGGCCCCCTTCGGTTCCGTCCTCGTCTTCCGCTACCTCCATCGCCCCCTCGCGCCCTGGATCGAGTCGCTCCTCGCGCCCGGCGGAATCCTGCTCTACGAGACGTTCACGACCGCGCAGCGCGAACGCGGCTGGGGCCCCTCGCGCGATGCGTTCCTCCTCGCGCCCGGCGAGCTGCCGACGCTCTTCCCGAGTCTCGAGCCCCTTCGCTTCGAGGAGGGCCCGACCGACGAGCCGAAGCCCGCGGACACGGCCCGGCTGCTCGCCCGCCGCCCTCGCTAG
- the lptD gene encoding LPS assembly protein LptD, whose protein sequence is MACLITGPVAAQQVDRARLEDPLEITADRIDYDGERDLYVATGNVHVIQTTRTLRADWVAFSTQTQTGVAEGDVELVDESDVLRAEFMVFDVETLRGMFFDGGFDAGSQGFRIRAKEMIRTGENTFEMRDAVFTTCRCEPGEPLPWKIRTADADVEVGDYGTVRNATFDVLGVPVLWFPWAFFPVKSDRESGVLLPQLVLGGRSGFGGGLPLFWAAHDQVNVTFTPNYFSERGFKGDGQIEYVFGERSGGDLFVSGLYDQRDDDVASTDSRRFGVRWLHDQMLPGEWRWNTDLKYVSDNFYPEDFAEFRPFREFRFLESTTNVHRSFGDAGGLGAMVGARFADDVQGIRRRDTVPPGEVQLLDADDVTLQRFGEAAVDVQPGTAVAPGGIEFLLDADVVHFRSIRDHESVYDPRPGANPSVADGHFYDLGADGLVPATVSGRPFDFGGGNGLFEPGEPIRERGVRAVIHPRVARRFHLGRFGAVTPEVGWRQSLYRTDQQQFGERGLLTARLEWRNPLAREFERGRGGLLRHVVEPRLGWALVSQRQQDRNPLFTPRGLVEQSRLRSLSLEAITRDPADRIETANRVVAAVGQRFYQKRRARASLQFLGEVLTGIDYDFAEGGLGNVFLDGRMMPLRGFSARAVAAFDPEALALDEGGLDLRFGKKVDLWLLRRFTLVGGYRYRRRIPPVLESDRGVVRIGEIDAINQIRGQAIVELTSRIRLRYATVYKLAERDEFIRNSGTFEYVSKCRCWSVGATVAVDRRDNLRGGLMFRFIGLGEGREDQLFDSGFGTGVSF, encoded by the coding sequence GTGGCCTGTCTGATCACGGGACCCGTCGCTGCACAGCAGGTCGACCGCGCGCGGCTCGAGGATCCCCTCGAGATCACCGCGGACCGGATCGACTACGACGGCGAGCGTGATCTCTACGTCGCCACCGGCAACGTCCACGTGATCCAGACGACGCGGACCCTGCGCGCGGACTGGGTGGCCTTCAGCACCCAGACGCAGACCGGCGTGGCCGAGGGCGACGTCGAGCTGGTCGACGAGAGCGACGTCCTGCGCGCGGAGTTCATGGTCTTCGACGTCGAGACCCTGCGCGGGATGTTCTTCGACGGTGGCTTCGACGCCGGCAGTCAGGGGTTCCGGATCCGCGCGAAGGAGATGATCCGAACCGGGGAGAACACGTTCGAGATGCGCGACGCGGTCTTCACGACGTGTCGCTGCGAGCCGGGCGAGCCGCTGCCCTGGAAGATTCGGACCGCGGACGCCGACGTCGAAGTCGGCGACTACGGCACGGTCAGGAACGCCACCTTCGACGTGCTGGGGGTTCCGGTGCTGTGGTTCCCCTGGGCCTTCTTCCCCGTGAAGAGCGATCGGGAGTCCGGCGTGTTGCTCCCGCAGCTCGTGCTCGGCGGACGGAGCGGCTTCGGCGGTGGACTGCCGCTCTTCTGGGCCGCGCACGATCAGGTCAACGTCACGTTCACGCCCAACTACTTCTCGGAGCGGGGCTTCAAGGGCGACGGCCAGATCGAGTACGTCTTCGGCGAGCGATCCGGGGGCGATCTCTTCGTCTCGGGGCTCTACGACCAGCGCGACGACGACGTCGCGAGCACGGATTCGCGACGCTTCGGCGTTCGCTGGCTCCACGACCAGATGCTGCCCGGAGAGTGGCGCTGGAATACGGACCTCAAGTACGTCTCCGACAATTTCTACCCCGAAGACTTCGCCGAGTTCCGCCCCTTCCGTGAGTTCCGATTCCTCGAGTCGACGACGAACGTCCATCGCTCGTTCGGCGACGCGGGGGGGCTCGGCGCGATGGTCGGCGCCCGCTTCGCCGACGACGTCCAGGGCATCCGTAGGCGGGACACGGTCCCGCCCGGGGAAGTCCAGCTGCTCGACGCCGACGACGTGACGCTGCAGCGGTTCGGGGAAGCGGCCGTCGACGTCCAGCCGGGGACAGCGGTGGCCCCCGGCGGCATCGAGTTCCTGCTCGACGCGGACGTCGTCCACTTCCGGTCGATCCGGGATCACGAGAGCGTGTACGACCCGCGGCCCGGCGCGAATCCCTCGGTCGCGGACGGCCATTTCTACGATCTCGGTGCCGACGGGCTGGTGCCGGCCACCGTCTCGGGTCGTCCCTTCGACTTCGGCGGCGGCAACGGCCTCTTCGAGCCGGGCGAGCCGATCCGCGAGCGCGGGGTGCGGGCGGTGATCCATCCGCGCGTCGCCCGACGCTTCCACCTCGGTCGCTTCGGAGCCGTGACGCCCGAGGTGGGTTGGCGCCAGAGCCTCTACCGCACGGATCAGCAACAGTTCGGGGAGCGCGGGCTGCTGACGGCGCGGCTCGAGTGGCGCAATCCGCTCGCGCGTGAGTTCGAGCGCGGTCGGGGCGGCCTGCTTCGGCACGTCGTCGAGCCGCGACTGGGATGGGCCCTCGTCTCTCAGCGACAGCAGGACCGCAATCCTCTGTTCACGCCGCGGGGGCTCGTGGAGCAGTCTCGCCTGCGCTCGCTCTCGCTCGAAGCCATCACGCGCGACCCCGCCGATCGGATCGAGACCGCCAACCGCGTCGTGGCCGCCGTCGGCCAGCGCTTCTACCAGAAGCGCCGCGCCCGAGCGTCGCTCCAGTTCCTCGGCGAGGTCCTGACCGGCATCGACTACGACTTCGCGGAAGGCGGGCTCGGCAACGTCTTCCTCGACGGCCGCATGATGCCCCTTCGCGGCTTCTCCGCGCGCGCGGTCGCGGCCTTCGACCCGGAGGCGCTCGCCCTCGACGAGGGCGGCCTGGATCTCCGGTTCGGGAAGAAAGTCGACCTCTGGCTGCTGCGTCGCTTCACCCTCGTCGGCGGCTATCGCTACCGACGCCGGATTCCGCCGGTCCTCGAGAGCGACCGGGGCGTCGTCCGGATCGGTGAGATCGATGCGATCAACCAGATCCGAGGGCAGGCGATCGTGGAGCTCACGTCGCGGATACGCCTGCGGTACGCGACCGTCTACAAGCTGGCGGAACGCGACGAGTTCATCCGGAATTCGGGGACGTTCGAGTACGTCTCGAAGTGCCGGTGCTGGTCGGTGGGCGCGACCGTCGCCGTCGATCGGCGGGACAACCTCCGCGGCGGGCTGATGTTCCGCTTCATCGGGCTGGGGGAAGGGCGCGAGGACCAGCTCTTCGACTCCGGCTTCGGGACCGGCGTCAGCTTCTGA
- the dtd gene encoding D-aminoacyl-tRNA deacylase, translated as MRAVVQRVSSASVDVGDDRVAEMGAGLLALVGVAEGDDERAAAELAKKICGLRIFEDDGGKMNLSLEEMGGTLGLVSQFTLLADARKGRRPSFGAAAPPESAEPLFERVVAEARSIGVPVVTGRFRAMMQVSLVNEGPVTILLDTDRAF; from the coding sequence GTGCGCGCCGTCGTCCAGCGCGTGTCGTCGGCGTCCGTCGACGTCGGCGACGATCGCGTCGCCGAGATGGGGGCCGGGCTCCTCGCGCTCGTCGGGGTCGCCGAGGGCGACGACGAGCGCGCCGCAGCGGAGCTCGCGAAGAAGATCTGTGGTCTGCGGATCTTCGAGGACGACGGGGGCAAGATGAACCTTTCCCTCGAAGAGATGGGGGGAACCCTCGGACTCGTCTCGCAGTTCACGCTCCTTGCCGACGCACGCAAGGGAAGGCGGCCGTCGTTCGGGGCGGCGGCGCCTCCGGAGTCGGCGGAGCCGCTCTTCGAACGCGTGGTCGCCGAAGCGAGATCGATCGGCGTGCCCGTCGTCACCGGAAGGTTCCGCGCGATGATGCAGGTTTCCCTCGTGAACGAGGGGCCGGTCACGATCCTGTTGGATACCGACCGCGCGTTCTGA
- a CDS encoding cytochrome c biogenesis CcdA family protein codes for MSDFVTQIPIVFASGLISVLSPCVMPLMPAYLSLVSGVSVQDLGEGASTGEQRARVMEACLGFVCGFSTVFIVLGASAFALGRVLRTFRLDLGFAELGIAQIAGVVILIFGLHMMGAFRLSWLMRDTRLHLDLGAPGFMGSFTVGAGFGFGWSPCIGPILGAVLTLAGSRDTVYEGITLLAVYSAGLAIPFLAAGWSIDYFFSAFARMKRHFRTLEFVSGILLAGVGLLLISNQLAIFNTYFGFLNDLVYAAEEALQ; via the coding sequence ATGTCCGACTTCGTCACGCAGATCCCGATCGTGTTCGCCTCGGGGCTGATCTCCGTCCTGTCGCCGTGCGTGATGCCCCTGATGCCCGCCTATCTGTCGCTCGTCTCGGGCGTCTCGGTCCAGGATCTCGGGGAGGGCGCGTCGACCGGTGAGCAACGAGCCCGCGTGATGGAAGCCTGCCTCGGCTTCGTCTGCGGCTTCTCCACCGTCTTCATCGTGCTCGGCGCGAGCGCCTTCGCGCTGGGCCGCGTGCTGCGGACCTTCCGCCTCGACCTCGGCTTCGCGGAGCTCGGGATCGCCCAGATCGCAGGGGTCGTGATCCTGATCTTCGGCCTTCACATGATGGGGGCCTTCCGCCTGTCGTGGCTGATGCGGGACACGCGTCTCCACCTCGACCTGGGGGCGCCCGGCTTCATGGGCTCCTTCACCGTCGGCGCCGGGTTCGGCTTCGGCTGGTCGCCGTGCATCGGGCCGATCCTCGGCGCGGTCCTGACCCTCGCCGGAAGCCGCGACACCGTCTACGAAGGGATCACGCTGCTCGCCGTCTACTCGGCGGGGCTGGCGATTCCGTTTCTCGCGGCGGGCTGGAGCATCGACTACTTCTTCAGTGCCTTCGCCAGGATGAAGCGCCACTTCCGGACGCTCGAGTTCGTCTCGGGGATCCTGCTCGCCGGCGTCGGCCTCCTGCTGATCTCCAATCAGCTGGCGATCTTCAATACCTACTTCGGGTTCCTGAACGACCTGGTCTACGCCGCCGAGGAGGCGCTCCAATGA
- a CDS encoding TlpA family protein disulfide reductase, translating to MKAAIGIWLVVLVVTVVASGYLDGCFVEESIERPEAASFELVRLDGLPVRLEEQRGRVLILDFWATWCAPCEVQMPILQEIWERRRDEPLTIVGVSMDTDPPQKVSRWLAERGLTYPIAIADQELAVEYGVWSFPTLIVVDPSGRIARSHQGVLSRPELDDLIDQLQRETPPAS from the coding sequence ATGAAGGCGGCGATCGGGATCTGGCTGGTCGTGCTCGTCGTGACCGTCGTCGCGAGCGGCTACCTCGACGGCTGCTTCGTCGAGGAGTCGATCGAGCGACCCGAGGCCGCGTCCTTCGAGCTCGTGCGTCTCGACGGTCTCCCGGTCCGCCTGGAAGAACAGCGCGGCCGCGTCCTGATCCTCGATTTCTGGGCGACCTGGTGTGCCCCGTGCGAGGTGCAGATGCCGATCCTGCAGGAGATCTGGGAGCGACGCCGGGACGAGCCGCTCACGATCGTGGGTGTGTCGATGGACACGGATCCGCCGCAGAAGGTGAGTCGCTGGCTCGCCGAGCGCGGCCTGACGTACCCGATCGCGATCGCCGATCAGGAGCTCGCGGTCGAATACGGAGTCTGGTCCTTCCCGACCCTCATCGTCGTGGATCCGTCGGGCCGGATCGCTCGTTCCCATCAAGGCGTCTTGAGTCGTCCGGAGCTCGACGATCTGATCGATCAGCTGCAGCGCGAGACTCCGCCGGCCTCCTGA
- the dcd gene encoding dCTP deaminase: MSVLTRDVILRELDSGRVNIDPLETSQVGVASIDLTLGREIREIVGNEAPIPVEDATDYRDHTRVLDLDEPYRLEPGSTIHGITLEHVTLPPDLCGFLEGRSRFARLGLMIHVTSAFVQPGVSNRQVLEMSNVSSRALEIVAGVRVCQLVLMRTEGEAVYRGRFQNQREI; encoded by the coding sequence ATGTCGGTCCTGACCCGTGACGTGATCCTGCGCGAACTCGATTCGGGGCGCGTGAACATCGACCCGCTCGAGACGTCCCAGGTGGGCGTGGCTTCGATCGATCTGACCCTCGGACGCGAGATCCGGGAGATCGTGGGCAACGAGGCCCCGATTCCGGTCGAGGACGCGACCGACTACCGGGACCACACGCGGGTCCTCGACCTCGACGAGCCCTATCGCCTCGAACCCGGGTCGACGATCCACGGCATCACCCTCGAGCACGTGACGCTGCCGCCGGATCTCTGCGGCTTCCTGGAAGGGCGCAGCCGCTTCGCGCGCCTCGGTCTGATGATCCACGTGACGAGCGCCTTCGTTCAGCCCGGCGTCTCGAATCGCCAGGTCCTCGAGATGAGCAACGTCTCGAGCCGGGCCCTCGAGATCGTGGCCGGCGTGCGGGTCTGCCAGCTCGTGCTGATGCGCACCGAGGGCGAAGCGGTCTACCGCGGACGCTTCCAGAACCAGCGGGAGATCTAG